The bacterium genome contains a region encoding:
- the kdsA gene encoding 3-deoxy-8-phosphooctulonate synthase has translation MQIGEVPLGDGAPLVLIAGLNVVETESTALAAADRLAAVAERHGFPMIFKASVDKANRSSLRSYRGPGFDEGLRILARVKSETGLPVTTDVHEPGQAKPASEVVDCLQIPAFLCRQTDLVVACAATGKPVNIKKGQFLAPEDLRLAVEKADTGGTGGAFVTERGVAFGYHDLVVDMEGLAVIREYAPVCYDATHSVQRPGAGLEASGGNRNMVLPLARAAVAVGIDALFVEVHPDPDGAPCDGPSQIDFETFERLLIEARAIDDALAATRS, from the coding sequence ATGCAGATTGGTGAGGTTCCCCTCGGGGACGGGGCCCCGCTGGTCTTGATCGCTGGTCTGAACGTCGTCGAGACGGAATCCACCGCGTTGGCCGCTGCTGACAGGCTGGCCGCCGTGGCCGAGCGCCATGGCTTCCCGATGATCTTCAAGGCCTCGGTGGACAAGGCCAACCGTTCGAGCCTGCGCTCCTACCGGGGGCCCGGCTTCGACGAGGGGCTGCGGATCCTGGCTCGGGTGAAATCCGAGACCGGCCTGCCTGTCACGACCGACGTCCACGAGCCCGGTCAGGCGAAGCCTGCCTCTGAAGTCGTGGACTGCTTGCAGATTCCGGCCTTCCTGTGTCGGCAGACCGATCTGGTGGTGGCCTGTGCGGCGACCGGCAAGCCCGTGAACATCAAGAAGGGCCAGTTCCTCGCTCCGGAGGATCTCCGCCTTGCCGTCGAGAAGGCCGATACCGGCGGGACCGGTGGCGCCTTCGTGACCGAACGCGGTGTGGCCTTCGGCTACCACGATCTGGTCGTCGATATGGAGGGCCTGGCGGTGATCCGCGAGTACGCCCCGGTCTGCTACGACGCGACCCACTCGGTGCAGCGGCCCGGCGCAGGTCTGGAGGCCAGTGGCGGCAATCGCAACATGGTGCTCCCGCTGGCGCGAGCCGCGGTGGCCGTGGGCATCGACGCCCTCTTCGTCGAAGTGCATCCGGATCCGGACGGCGCGCCGTGTGACGGCCCCAGCCAGATCGATTTCGAGACCTTCGAGCGCCTGCTCATCGAAGCACGCGCGATCGACGACGCACTGGCCGCCACACGCAGCTAG